Proteins from one Comamonas flocculans genomic window:
- the hmgA gene encoding homogentisate 1,2-dioxygenase codes for MSEQGYMPGFGNEFSTEALPGALPARGNSPQKAPYGLYAEQLSGTAFTAPRHANRRSWLYRIRPAAVQEPYEPCDIAPRWLSHFDDVPTPPNPLRWDPLPLPGPSAEVDFVDGMTTMGGNAGCAVHIYAANQSMGTRYFHNADGELLIVPQQGRLSIATEFGLIEIEPQEIAVIPRGVRFRVDLPEGPARGYVCENYGAHLRLPDLGVIGSNGLAHPRDFLTPVAAYEDKEGSFEMVAKFQGRLWRAPIGHSPLDVVAWHGNGAPYKYDLRKFNPIGSISYDHPDPSIFLVLHAPSSTPGVDTLDFVAFAPRVLAMLDTFRPPWFHRNIAGEFMGLVHGAYDAKAEGFAPGGASLHNSMIGHGPDAGTFDKASSHDTSQPDYIRDTMAIMFETPVVIQATRFALESPQRQRRYHECWTGLKKHFDPARR; via the coding sequence ATGTCTGAACAAGGCTACATGCCGGGCTTCGGCAACGAGTTTTCCACCGAGGCCCTGCCCGGCGCGCTGCCGGCGCGCGGCAATTCACCGCAGAAGGCGCCCTACGGCCTGTATGCCGAACAGCTCTCGGGCACCGCCTTCACCGCACCGCGCCATGCCAACCGGCGCTCCTGGCTGTATCGCATCCGCCCGGCAGCGGTGCAGGAGCCCTACGAGCCCTGCGACATCGCGCCGCGCTGGCTCAGCCACTTCGACGACGTGCCCACGCCGCCCAACCCGCTGCGCTGGGACCCGCTGCCCCTGCCCGGCCCGAGCGCGGAAGTGGACTTCGTCGACGGCATGACCACCATGGGCGGCAATGCCGGCTGCGCGGTCCACATCTATGCGGCCAACCAGTCCATGGGCACGCGCTACTTTCACAACGCCGACGGCGAACTGCTCATCGTGCCGCAGCAGGGACGGCTGTCGATTGCCACCGAGTTCGGCCTGATCGAGATCGAGCCGCAGGAGATCGCGGTGATTCCGCGGGGCGTGCGCTTTCGCGTGGATCTGCCCGAGGGCCCCGCGCGCGGCTACGTCTGCGAGAACTACGGCGCCCATCTGCGCCTGCCCGATCTGGGCGTGATCGGCTCCAACGGCCTGGCGCACCCGCGCGACTTCCTCACACCCGTGGCGGCCTACGAGGACAAGGAAGGCAGCTTCGAGATGGTGGCCAAGTTCCAGGGGCGCCTGTGGCGCGCGCCCATAGGCCATTCGCCGCTCGACGTCGTCGCCTGGCACGGCAACGGCGCACCCTACAAATACGACCTGCGCAAGTTCAACCCCATAGGCTCGATCAGCTACGACCACCCGGACCCGTCGATCTTCCTCGTGCTGCACGCGCCCAGCAGCACGCCGGGGGTGGACACGCTGGACTTCGTCGCCTTCGCGCCGCGCGTGCTGGCCATGCTCGACACCTTCCGCCCACCGTGGTTTCACCGCAACATCGCCGGCGAATTCATGGGCCTGGTACACGGCGCCTACGACGCCAAGGCCGAGGGTTTTGCCCCGGGGGGTGCGTCGCTGCACAACTCCATGATCGGCCACGGACCGGATGCCGGCACCTTCGACAAGGCCAGCAGCCACGACACCAGCCAGCCCGATTACATCCGCGACACCATGGCCATCATGTTCGAGACGCCAGTGGTCATCCAGGCCACGCGCTTCGCACTGGAGTCACCCCAGCGCCAGCGCCGCTACCACGAATGCTGGACGGGGCTGAAGAAGCACTTCGACCCCGCGCGCCGCTAG
- a CDS encoding thymidylate synthase, translated as MLETERPVRSQYEDLMRHVYEHGVAKGDRTGTGTLSVFGHQMRFDLAEGFPLVTTKKVHLKSIIHELLWFLRGSGNARWLQERGVTIWDEWADPHTGDLGPVYGVQWRSWPAPGGAHIDQIAQVVEQLKSNPDSRRIIVSAWNVADLPRMALMPCHALFQFYVAEGKLSCQLYQRSADIFLGVPFNIASYALLTHMLAQQCDLGVGDFIWTGGDCHLYSNHLEQVRTQLARAPYPYPVLHIQRRPASIFDYAYEDFEVQDYRHHPALKAPVAV; from the coding sequence ATGCTTGAAACTGAACGCCCCGTCCGCTCCCAGTACGAAGACCTGATGCGCCACGTCTACGAACACGGCGTGGCCAAGGGCGACCGCACCGGCACCGGCACGCTGAGCGTCTTCGGCCACCAGATGCGCTTCGACCTGGCCGAGGGCTTTCCGCTGGTCACGACCAAGAAGGTGCATCTCAAGTCCATCATCCACGAGCTGCTGTGGTTCCTGCGCGGCAGCGGCAACGCCCGCTGGCTGCAGGAAAGGGGCGTGACCATCTGGGACGAATGGGCCGACCCGCACACCGGCGATCTCGGGCCCGTGTACGGCGTGCAGTGGCGCTCCTGGCCGGCGCCGGGCGGTGCGCACATCGACCAGATCGCGCAGGTCGTCGAGCAGCTCAAGAGCAACCCGGACAGCCGGCGCATCATCGTCTCGGCCTGGAACGTGGCGGACCTGCCCCGGATGGCGCTCATGCCCTGCCATGCGCTGTTCCAGTTCTATGTGGCCGAAGGCAAGCTCAGCTGCCAGCTCTACCAGAGGAGCGCCGACATCTTCCTGGGCGTGCCTTTCAACATCGCCAGCTACGCGCTGCTCACGCACATGCTGGCGCAGCAGTGCGACCTCGGCGTGGGCGACTTCATCTGGACCGGCGGCGACTGCCACCTGTACAGCAACCACCTCGAGCAGGTGCGCACGCAGCTGGCGCGCGCGCCCTACCCTTACCCGGTGCTGCACATCCAGCGCAGGCCCGCGTCCATCTTCGACTATGCCTACGAGGACTTCGAGGTGCAGGACTACCGGCACCATCCGGCGCTCAAGGCACCGGTCGCCGTCTGA
- a CDS encoding FAD-binding oxidoreductase, producing the protein MTPEPLLEALRSIVGADHVLTQGKLCAWEQDWRRRRQGKALAVVRPASTAEVAAVVRACAKAGTALIPQGGNTGLSVGATPDDSGTQIVLSLTRMNRIRAIDRDNLTVTVEAGCILQTLQEYADQHGLLFPLSLAAEGSCTVGGNLGTNAGGTQVVRYGNTRELCLGLEVVTAQGEVWEGLSGLRKDNTGYDLRHLFIGSEGTLGVITAATMKLFPKPVADLTAWAAVPSMAAAVRLLGLAHQHLGASLTGFEVMGQFALSLVARHMPQLRVPFAAMQGAPYCVLLENADSESEQHARERFEHLLEHALDEGCVLDAVVAESIAQARELWHVRESIPLAQAEEGLNIKHDISVAASRIPAFVEHTDALLTREIPGVRLVNFGHLGDGNLHYNVQAPEGDDGKVFLREQEARVNRLVYDAVAQFGGSFSAEHGVGQLKTHELERYEPPVALAMMRAIKQALDPQGIMNPGCVLSKP; encoded by the coding sequence ATGACTCCCGAACCTCTCCTTGAAGCGCTGCGCAGCATCGTCGGCGCAGACCACGTACTCACCCAAGGCAAGCTCTGTGCCTGGGAACAAGACTGGCGCCGCCGCCGCCAGGGCAAGGCCTTGGCCGTGGTGCGCCCGGCCAGTACGGCCGAGGTGGCCGCCGTGGTGCGCGCCTGCGCCAAGGCGGGCACGGCGCTGATCCCGCAGGGTGGCAACACCGGCCTGTCGGTGGGCGCGACGCCCGACGACAGCGGCACGCAAATCGTGCTCAGCCTCACGCGCATGAACCGCATCCGCGCGATCGACCGCGACAACCTCACCGTGACGGTGGAGGCCGGCTGCATCCTGCAGACGCTGCAGGAATACGCCGACCAGCATGGCCTGCTGTTTCCGCTCTCGCTCGCGGCCGAAGGCTCGTGCACGGTCGGCGGCAATCTCGGCACCAACGCCGGGGGCACGCAGGTGGTGCGCTACGGCAATACGCGCGAGCTGTGCCTGGGGCTGGAGGTCGTGACGGCGCAGGGCGAGGTCTGGGAGGGCCTGTCGGGTCTGCGCAAGGACAACACCGGCTACGACCTGCGCCACCTCTTCATCGGCAGCGAAGGCACGCTGGGCGTGATCACCGCCGCCACGATGAAGCTCTTTCCCAAGCCGGTGGCCGATCTCACCGCCTGGGCCGCCGTGCCTTCGATGGCAGCCGCCGTGCGCCTGCTGGGCCTGGCGCACCAGCACCTGGGCGCATCGCTCACCGGCTTCGAGGTGATGGGACAGTTCGCGCTCTCGCTCGTCGCGCGCCACATGCCGCAGCTGCGCGTGCCCTTTGCCGCCATGCAGGGGGCGCCCTACTGCGTGCTGCTGGAAAACGCCGACAGCGAATCGGAGCAGCACGCACGCGAACGCTTCGAGCACCTGCTGGAGCACGCACTCGACGAGGGCTGCGTGCTCGACGCGGTGGTGGCCGAGAGCATCGCCCAGGCCCGCGAGCTCTGGCACGTGCGCGAGAGCATTCCGCTGGCCCAGGCCGAGGAGGGGCTGAACATCAAGCACGACATCTCGGTGGCCGCCTCGCGCATCCCGGCCTTCGTCGAGCACACCGATGCGCTGCTCACGCGCGAGATCCCCGGCGTGCGCCTGGTCAACTTCGGCCACCTGGGCGACGGCAACCTGCACTACAACGTGCAGGCGCCCGAAGGCGACGACGGCAAGGTCTTCCTGCGCGAGCAGGAGGCGCGCGTGAACCGGCTGGTGTACGACGCGGTGGCGCAATTCGGCGGATCGTTTTCGGCCGAGCACGGTGTGGGCCAGCTCAAGACCCACGAACTGGAGCGCTACGAGCCGCCGGTGGCGCTGGCGATGATGCGCGCGATCAAGCAGGCGCTCGATCCGCAAGGCATCATGAATCCAGGCTGCGTACTCTCCAAACCATAG
- a CDS encoding DUF2069 domain-containing protein, which yields MPTTPPISAAPPPLVVLSQTLAITALTLLIVLCLAWELWLSPLRPGGSWIALKALPLALPLAGLLKRRMYTYRWLSLLLWLYFTEGVVRAWSDPAPSRWLALIEIALSLLLFAACVMHIRLRLRAARPSRPELHDSRTSP from the coding sequence ATGCCGACCACGCCGCCCATCTCCGCCGCACCGCCGCCCCTGGTGGTACTGAGCCAGACCCTGGCGATCACGGCCCTGACGCTGCTGATCGTGCTGTGCCTGGCCTGGGAGCTGTGGCTCAGCCCCCTGCGCCCCGGCGGCTCCTGGATCGCACTCAAGGCGCTGCCCCTGGCCCTGCCGCTGGCGGGCCTGCTCAAGCGGCGCATGTACACCTACCGCTGGCTCAGCCTGCTGCTGTGGCTGTACTTCACCGAAGGCGTGGTGCGCGCCTGGAGCGATCCCGCCCCCAGCCGCTGGCTGGCGCTGATCGAAATCGCCCTGAGCCTGCTGCTGTTTGCCGCCTGCGTGATGCATATCCGCCTGCGCCTGCGCGCGGCACGTCCCTCTCGACCGGAATTGCATGACTCCCGAACCTCTCCTTGA
- a CDS encoding YihY family inner membrane protein, whose amino-acid sequence MRFTRATVDHVLRRLRHFPWQGVALLMAERYREDRLGQTAASLTYTTLLALVPFLTVVLAIFSAFPIFAEMQQVLQTWLTQSLFPENISRPVMDYLMQFAAKASSLGAVGFFFLIVTALALILTIDRTLNTIWRVPRLRPLGQRVLIYWASMTLGPLVLAGGLMLTSSVASAASHRIGGSLPGGVRLLFASIEFLVMAGGMSALYHYVPNTTVRWRHALAGGVFVALCVAVAKKGLALYLASVPTYSLIYGAFATLPILLLWVYMVWVIVLLGAVIAAYVPRLRTALAHPDAQDQAPFALAVQVLQQLQAALARPHRGLTSAQLSRLLNAGEPQLAAVLQVLLQLDWVAQINEVASGARDLSDARYLLLAEPATTPMEPLVQRLLLERAPALERFWGHTGMQVLKLADVLAREPAAGAHAH is encoded by the coding sequence ATGAGATTCACCCGCGCCACCGTCGATCACGTTCTGCGCCGGCTGCGCCACTTTCCCTGGCAGGGGGTGGCCCTGCTGATGGCCGAGCGCTACCGCGAAGACCGCCTGGGCCAGACCGCCGCCAGCCTGACCTACACCACGCTGCTGGCGCTGGTGCCTTTCCTGACCGTGGTGCTGGCGATCTTTTCCGCCTTCCCGATCTTCGCCGAGATGCAGCAAGTGCTGCAGACCTGGCTCACCCAGAGCCTGTTCCCCGAGAACATCTCGCGCCCGGTCATGGACTACCTCATGCAGTTCGCCGCCAAGGCCAGCAGCCTGGGCGCGGTGGGCTTCTTCTTTCTCATCGTCACGGCGCTGGCGCTGATCCTCACGATAGACCGCACGCTCAACACCATCTGGCGGGTGCCGCGCCTGCGCCCGCTGGGCCAGCGCGTGCTGATCTACTGGGCGTCGATGACGCTGGGCCCGCTGGTGCTCGCCGGCGGCCTGATGCTGACCTCCTCGGTCGCCTCGGCCGCGTCGCATCGCATCGGCGGCTCGCTGCCCGGCGGGGTGCGCCTGCTGTTCGCCAGCATCGAATTCCTGGTCATGGCCGGCGGCATGTCGGCGCTCTACCACTACGTGCCCAACACCACGGTGCGCTGGCGCCACGCGCTGGCTGGCGGCGTGTTCGTCGCGCTGTGCGTGGCCGTGGCCAAGAAGGGACTGGCGCTGTACCTCGCATCGGTGCCGACCTATTCGCTGATCTACGGCGCCTTTGCCACGCTGCCCATCCTGCTGCTGTGGGTGTACATGGTCTGGGTGATCGTGCTGCTGGGAGCGGTGATCGCGGCTTACGTGCCGCGCCTGCGCACCGCGCTGGCGCATCCGGATGCGCAGGACCAGGCGCCGTTCGCGCTCGCGGTGCAGGTGCTGCAGCAACTGCAGGCGGCGCTGGCCCGGCCCCACCGGGGCCTGACCAGCGCGCAGCTGTCGCGCCTGCTGAACGCGGGCGAGCCGCAACTGGCCGCGGTGCTGCAGGTGCTGCTGCAGCTGGACTGGGTGGCGCAGATCAACGAAGTGGCCTCGGGCGCGCGTGACCTGTCCGATGCGCGCTACCTGCTGCTGGCCGAACCCGCGACCACCCCCATGGAGCCGCTGGTGCAGCGCCTGCTGCTCGAGCGTGCCCCTGCGCTGGAGCGCTTCTGGGGGCATACCGGCATGCAGGTGCTCAAGCTGGCGGACGTGCTCGCGCGCGAGCCGGCAGCTGGCGCGCACGCGCATTGA
- the dld gene encoding D-lactate dehydrogenase yields the protein MSATPATTAHATDTLLAQLRKIVGRTHVLTGPQATRRFRKGHRTGQGPVLAVVRPGSLLEQWKVLQAAVAADCIVIMQAANTGLTGGSTPDGSEYDRQVILINTMRISGVQIIADGAQVVCLPGATLHRLERELAALQREPHSVIGSSCIGASVLGGICNNSGGALVRRGPAYTELALYARVDDRGRLELVNHLGIALGTTPEEILTRLQAGDYTEADISHDPRHPASDKHYAEHVRDVDADTPARFNADPSRLFEASGSAGRLCLFAVRLDTFPRETGTVFYIGSNTPDDLTAIRRHLLTGLPSLPIAGEYIHRTAYDIGERYGKDTFLLINHLGTSWMPAAFALKSRIDGWLERLGLYGATDRLLQAITRLLPAHLPARMGQWRARYEHHLLVRVSDDAVPATREFLARLFTAGSAGDWFECTPEEGRKAFLHRFAIAGAAIRYRAAHRSEIEDIVALDIALRRNDRDWVEQLPADMQRDIVHRLYYGHFLCHVFHQDYIVRKGVDPLAMEQRMWALLDTRRAEYPAEHNVGHLYAAKPELADFYRSLDPSNTFNPGIGHTTRLRNWQPCCNEPGHWPRGYSEPAQD from the coding sequence ATGAGTGCCACGCCTGCCACCACGGCGCACGCAACTGACACACTCCTGGCGCAGCTGCGCAAAATCGTCGGACGCACCCACGTACTGACCGGCCCGCAAGCCACGCGGCGTTTCCGCAAAGGTCACCGCACGGGGCAGGGTCCGGTTCTGGCCGTGGTCCGCCCGGGCAGTCTGCTGGAGCAGTGGAAGGTGCTGCAGGCAGCCGTCGCAGCCGATTGCATCGTCATCATGCAGGCCGCCAATACCGGCCTGACGGGCGGCTCCACGCCCGATGGCAGCGAATACGACCGGCAGGTCATCCTGATCAACACCATGCGCATCAGCGGCGTGCAGATCATTGCCGACGGTGCGCAGGTGGTCTGTCTGCCCGGCGCGACGCTCCATCGCCTGGAGCGGGAACTCGCCGCGTTGCAGCGCGAGCCGCATTCGGTAATCGGCTCCTCGTGCATAGGTGCCTCGGTGCTGGGCGGCATCTGCAACAACTCCGGCGGTGCGCTGGTGCGCCGCGGCCCGGCCTATACGGAGCTGGCGCTCTACGCCCGCGTGGACGACCGCGGCAGGCTGGAACTGGTCAACCATCTGGGCATCGCGCTGGGCACTACACCCGAAGAAATCCTCACGCGCCTGCAAGCCGGCGACTACACCGAGGCGGACATCAGCCATGATCCACGGCATCCGGCATCGGACAAGCACTACGCCGAACACGTGCGCGACGTCGACGCCGACACTCCGGCGCGCTTCAATGCCGATCCGTCGCGCTTGTTCGAAGCTTCAGGCTCGGCCGGCAGGTTGTGCCTGTTTGCCGTCCGGCTGGATACCTTCCCCAGGGAAACCGGCACGGTGTTCTACATCGGCAGCAACACACCCGATGACCTGACTGCGATCCGCCGCCACCTGCTGACGGGTTTGCCCAGCCTGCCGATCGCTGGCGAATACATCCACCGCACCGCCTACGATATCGGCGAACGGTATGGCAAAGACACGTTCCTGCTGATCAACCATCTCGGTACCTCCTGGATGCCGGCGGCATTCGCGCTCAAGAGCCGCATCGACGGCTGGCTGGAGCGCCTGGGCCTGTACGGCGCCACCGATCGCCTGCTGCAAGCGATCACCCGGCTGCTACCCGCCCATCTGCCTGCACGCATGGGGCAATGGCGCGCACGCTACGAACACCACCTTCTGGTGCGCGTGTCCGACGATGCGGTACCGGCCACGCGCGAATTTCTGGCACGCCTGTTCACCGCAGGCAGCGCCGGGGACTGGTTCGAGTGCACCCCCGAGGAAGGACGCAAGGCATTCCTGCACCGCTTCGCCATCGCCGGAGCGGCGATTCGCTACCGCGCCGCGCATCGTTCGGAGATCGAGGACATCGTCGCACTGGACATTGCCCTTCGCCGCAATGACCGCGACTGGGTGGAGCAGCTTCCCGCCGACATGCAGCGCGACATCGTGCACCGGCTGTACTACGGCCATTTCCTGTGCCACGTCTTTCACCAGGACTACATCGTCAGGAAGGGAGTGGACCCACTCGCCATGGAACAGCGCATGTGGGCGTTGCTCGACACACGCCGGGCCGAATACCCGGCCGAGCACAACGTCGGCCACCTGTATGCCGCCAAACCGGAACTGGCGGATTTCTATCGCTCGCTGGACCCGAGCAACACCTTCAACCCCGGCATAGGCCACACGACACGCCTGCGCAACTGGCAACCGTGCTGCAATGAACCCGGGCACTGGCCCCGAGGGTACTCGGAGCCAGCGCAAGACTGA
- the lldD gene encoding FMN-dependent L-lactate dehydrogenase LldD has product MIISSAADYRPAARKFLPPFLFHYIDGGAYDEWTLRRNTQDLSEVALRQRVLKDMSRLDTSTELFGERLAIPVALAPVGLTGMYRRRGEVQAARAADAHGVPFTMSSVSVCPIEEVAPRIERPMWFQLYVLKDRGFMRNALERAQAAGCSTLVFTVDMPVPGARYRDAHSGMSGPYAALRRYLQAMLHPRWACNVGLLGRPHDLGNISAYRGSPTSLQDYMGYLNANFDPSISWKDLEWIRAFWKGAMVIKGILDPEDARDAVRFGADGIVVSNHGGRQLDGVLSSARALPAIAEAVKGQIKILFDSGVRSGLDVVRALALGADAAMIGRAYVYALAAAGEAGVAQLLQLLEKEIRVAMTLTSVSKITEITADLLAQQA; this is encoded by the coding sequence ATGATCATCTCCTCAGCCGCCGACTACCGCCCGGCGGCACGAAAATTCCTTCCTCCATTCCTGTTTCACTACATTGACGGCGGCGCCTATGACGAGTGGACGCTGCGACGCAACACGCAGGATCTCTCCGAGGTAGCCCTGCGCCAGCGCGTGCTCAAGGACATGAGCCGGCTCGACACCAGCACCGAACTGTTCGGTGAACGGCTGGCCATCCCCGTGGCGCTCGCACCCGTGGGGTTGACCGGCATGTACCGTCGCCGCGGCGAGGTGCAGGCGGCGCGCGCAGCCGATGCCCATGGCGTGCCGTTCACCATGTCCAGCGTCTCGGTCTGTCCGATCGAGGAGGTTGCTCCCCGGATCGAGCGGCCCATGTGGTTTCAGCTCTACGTGCTCAAGGATCGCGGATTCATGCGCAATGCGCTGGAGCGCGCCCAGGCGGCGGGCTGCTCGACCCTGGTGTTCACCGTTGACATGCCGGTGCCCGGAGCGCGCTATCGCGATGCGCATTCCGGCATGAGCGGCCCGTACGCGGCACTGCGCCGCTACCTGCAGGCCATGCTGCATCCACGCTGGGCCTGCAATGTCGGCCTGCTGGGCCGCCCGCATGACCTGGGCAATATCTCCGCCTACCGCGGCAGCCCCACGAGCCTGCAGGACTACATGGGCTACCTGAACGCCAACTTCGACCCGTCCATCTCATGGAAGGACCTCGAATGGATCCGCGCGTTCTGGAAGGGTGCCATGGTGATCAAGGGCATCCTGGACCCCGAAGACGCCCGGGACGCGGTGCGCTTCGGAGCCGATGGTATCGTCGTCTCCAACCACGGCGGACGCCAGCTCGACGGCGTCCTGTCCTCTGCGCGTGCGCTACCGGCCATCGCCGAAGCAGTCAAGGGCCAGATCAAGATACTGTTCGACTCCGGCGTGCGCAGCGGCCTGGATGTCGTGCGCGCGCTCGCGCTCGGGGCCGACGCAGCGATGATCGGCCGTGCCTACGTCTACGCACTGGCCGCTGCGGGTGAAGCCGGTGTCGCGCAGCTGCTGCAATTGCTGGAAAAGGAAATACGCGTCGCCATGACGCTCACCAGCGTCAGCAAGATCACCGAGATCACCGCCGATTTGCTGGCACAGCAGGCATGA
- the lldR gene encoding transcriptional regulator LldR, which yields MRLADHVVEKVLALVQSRRLQPGQRLPAERRLAEDLGVSRTSVREAIQKLTSQGILASRRGDGTYLQTHPTAEWLRGAMEPLAGLIDSDPHYRYDVLETRHALETSTAWLAAQRATAQDKTHIRRCFNVMLQYQRSGHAELAARADAQFHLAIAEASHNLVLVQVMHSLFTLMLSTVERNRLDMFRLSAPQTLQELTQQHEDLMLAVLEGDPQRARSSIGVHLEHVRATIVRLDEDAARRERSMRLPVDLAPTLLPDTEPPPTDAESSQ from the coding sequence ATGCGCCTGGCCGATCACGTCGTCGAGAAAGTGCTGGCCCTGGTGCAGTCGCGCCGACTGCAGCCCGGACAGCGGCTTCCCGCCGAGCGGCGGCTGGCCGAGGATCTCGGCGTCTCGCGCACCTCCGTGCGCGAAGCGATCCAGAAACTCACCAGCCAGGGCATATTGGCTTCGCGCCGCGGCGACGGCACCTACCTGCAGACCCATCCGACGGCCGAATGGCTGCGCGGCGCGATGGAGCCGCTGGCAGGGCTGATCGATTCCGATCCGCACTACCGCTACGATGTGCTGGAGACGCGGCATGCACTCGAAACCAGTACCGCCTGGCTGGCCGCGCAGCGCGCCACGGCGCAGGATAAGACGCATATCCGGCGCTGCTTCAACGTCATGCTCCAGTACCAGCGAAGCGGCCACGCCGAACTGGCCGCGCGAGCCGATGCGCAGTTTCATCTGGCGATTGCCGAAGCCTCGCACAACCTGGTGCTGGTGCAGGTGATGCACAGCCTGTTCACCCTGATGTTGTCCACCGTCGAGCGCAACCGCCTCGACATGTTCCGGCTCAGCGCCCCGCAGACGCTGCAGGAGCTGACGCAACAGCACGAGGACCTGATGCTGGCCGTTCTGGAAGGTGATCCGCAACGCGCACGATCGAGCATCGGCGTGCATCTGGAACACGTGCGCGCAACCATCGTGCGGCTGGACGAAGACGCCGCCCGGCGCGAGCGCTCGATGCGCCTGCCGGTGGACCTGGCGCCCACGCTGCTGCCCGATACCGAACCACCACCAACCGACGCAGAGTCATCGCAATGA
- a CDS encoding TRAP transporter large permease has translation MPFYEILSLTLMASFIVCLFLGFPVAWLLAGVSVLFTALAITLTTQFGMDTFLLTSWVKFSGIIDRFDAIMSNWVLVSLPMFVYMGLMLDRSGVADVMMRNFVKVFGGIRGGLGLTVIVIGILLAASTGIVGASVVLLAMLAMPILLQHNYSKPIASGLVAASGTLGILIPPSIMLVLMADQVSTSVGDLFMGALIPGLLLGTLYMVYVVAVGFIRPDIVPPRPANAEKLTLAQVGVAFLSTLPTFGLILLVLGSIFFGIATPTEASGLGAAGAMVLAAINRKLSWQVIRQVGVETTLTTSFIFAIFIGATVFAYVLRMIGGDELITEFFKGTGLGPTGLVLLVLAVVFVAGFFLDWFEIVLIILPLLAPVIKLNGTDMTWFLILIALMLQTSFLTPPVGFSLFYLKGVVPAGVTIRDIYIGIIPFVLLQMAMVALCLLFPQIILWLPQQMYGAPGG, from the coding sequence ATGCCGTTCTACGAAATCCTCTCGCTCACCTTGATGGCGAGCTTCATCGTCTGCCTGTTCCTGGGCTTTCCGGTGGCCTGGCTGCTGGCCGGCGTCTCGGTGCTCTTCACGGCGCTGGCGATCACGCTGACAACCCAGTTCGGGATGGACACCTTCCTGCTGACCAGCTGGGTCAAGTTCTCCGGCATCATCGACCGCTTCGACGCCATCATGTCCAACTGGGTGCTGGTATCGCTGCCGATGTTCGTCTACATGGGCCTGATGCTCGACCGCTCGGGCGTTGCCGACGTGATGATGCGCAATTTCGTCAAGGTGTTCGGTGGGATCCGCGGCGGGCTGGGGCTGACGGTGATCGTCATCGGCATCCTGCTGGCTGCGTCCACTGGCATCGTCGGCGCTTCGGTGGTGCTGCTGGCGATGCTGGCAATGCCGATCCTGCTGCAGCACAACTATTCCAAACCGATCGCCTCGGGCCTGGTGGCGGCGTCCGGCACGCTGGGCATCCTGATCCCGCCGTCCATCATGCTGGTGCTGATGGCCGACCAGGTCTCCACCTCCGTGGGCGATCTGTTCATGGGGGCGCTCATCCCCGGCCTGCTGCTCGGCACGCTGTACATGGTGTACGTCGTCGCGGTCGGTTTCATCCGACCCGACATCGTCCCGCCGCGCCCGGCCAATGCCGAAAAGCTGACGCTGGCGCAGGTAGGCGTAGCCTTCCTGTCGACACTGCCAACCTTCGGGCTGATCCTGCTGGTGCTCGGCTCCATCTTCTTCGGCATTGCCACACCCACCGAAGCCTCCGGTCTGGGCGCGGCCGGGGCCATGGTGCTGGCCGCGATCAACCGCAAGCTGAGCTGGCAGGTGATCCGCCAAGTGGGCGTGGAAACCACGCTGACCACCAGCTTCATCTTCGCCATCTTCATCGGCGCGACGGTGTTCGCCTACGTGCTGCGCATGATTGGCGGCGATGAGCTGATCACGGAATTCTTCAAGGGCACGGGCCTGGGCCCGACGGGTCTGGTGCTGCTGGTGCTCGCGGTCGTGTTCGTCGCCGGGTTCTTCCTCGACTGGTTCGAGATCGTGCTCATCATCCTGCCGCTGCTGGCCCCAGTGATCAAGCTCAATGGAACCGACATGACCTGGTTCCTGATCCTCATCGCCCTGATGCTGCAGACCTCGTTCCTGACGCCGCCGGTCGGTTTCTCGCTGTTCTACCTCAAGGGCGTGGTGCCCGCCGGCGTGACCATACGCGACATCTACATCGGGATCATCCCCTTCGTACTGCTGCAAATGGCCATGGTGGCGCTGTGCCTGCTGTTCCCGCAGATCATCCTGTGGCTACCGCAGCAGATGTACGGCGCTCCGGGAGGATGA